The DNA window TCCTAAAAAGTCGTAGTGTTACCTTATTTATCactttaattttatgttatagtAATTTCAGTAAACAATGCTTTTTCTGGTTTGGGTGAAATACAGTAGATGTAGTCATCCTCCCGGTTTACGGGAACATAATGTATCACCTTAATGCTGCTGCAGAATTTGGGAAGCTTAAGACGGCTAAAAATATTGGAGAATAACTTTCGCTTACCAGGGAAATCCACTATTTGTGTTGTGTATGTTTTGGTTAGGGATCCTCTGTTGGTTGCATGCTTGTACTTCCTCTTTTGACAATATCAGCAAGGCTAGGACTGAGGCCAGGAGATGGGGAATGTGTAAGTTTTTGCATATAAGGTGCTCGAGGCAAGGCAGAGGGACATATCTTATGTCCAGGGGTAGATCAAGAGCTGTGTTCTCTGAAAACATGATTAACAGTCTTCTAAAAGTATTTTATATACCATTATATGTATAGGAGTTCACTAAGTTATTTTATCGTAAATAGTATAATGGTTGCTGCTCTAGAATAGATTCGTGATTGCTTTATTCACATTGCCGGTCTTTGGGTAGttgttgaatatatatatgtagctTTGGAAACTTTAAGTTGGAAAAGCTAAATGTGTGCATGTTATTTGTAACTTTGGTTTAGATTTAGCCTTGATACCGCCCTCTGTAAAGCTCTTCCTTGTTCTTCAGGGGAAATTCATGGTGTGATTAATTTCTGTGTACTCAAAACTTAAGTGGGCGTTTGCTATTAGAAGTCTCCTCTCCCCAAAATCCTTATCGTCATTACCCCTTTCCTACAAGTGAAGGTGAAAGGTACACACTGCATAATCaaagatttctttcatttctttctttaaacattGTACAGAGCTGAGTGTAAACATCTTAACGTTTTTCCAATAGAAAGTTCTGTTTTGTGATCCTTTTTAGGAGGGTTCAAGGACGGTGTAGGCGTAGTATGTCAACTTGAAGTTTCTTACACCAGAAAACAATGGGGCACTTCTGTACGAGAAATACGAGTAGGCGGGGAAAATAGTGGCTCTGGTTGCAAAAAGTCTGCTTGAACAGTGTACTGTTAATTATTACACgttttattatttgcttttaaaaataaactgattgGCTGGAGTACCATGCctgttttctcttaaaattttctttaattttttttaaaaattattttatttttattggcagtcttgggtcttcgttgctgcgtgcaggctttctctagttgtggcgagcggggagtactcttcgttgcagtgtgcgggcttctcattgcaacggcttctcttgttgcagagcacgggctctaggagcacgggcttcagtagttgcagcacgcgggctcagtagttgcggctcacgggctctagggcacaggctcagtatttgtggcatgtgggcttagttgctccgcggcatgtgggatcttcccggaccagggctcaaacccatgtcccctgcattggcaggcggattcttaaccactgtgccgccaagGAAGcccaaatttttctttctttatttacctGCGTCTGTATTTTGATTTGCCCTATaatagttttttaatgaaaaaagttcAAATTTTACCTCCACTTGGGTTTGGGACGTCAGATATAATCAACAGGTAAGTTTTCACGGCAGTGTTCCTTGAGAAACAAACCTGTCAGTTCAGTTGTCCCAAAGGAAAAatgatggggagaggggaggagcatTTTTCCCCTTTTAGTTTCAGTAATATATCTTTGTCTTCCTAACCGAATCGTTTTAAAGCCTTAAACAGAAGGTAAAGCTTTTGATGTATTGATTACCATACTACAGACgtattgatttattttgttttgtgtcaTTTTCCAGCTgttaatagttaaaatggtattatttcagtCCAGGCTATTGAATAATTCTGTTTTCacgtttcaggttttacatttttatgttacTGTGATAATGGTTATTAATGAGAAATCTAAAGAAATCAGATTATAAAAGAATCGTTTTTAAATACAGAAACGATTGTCACGCTTCATGGTGGCAATGTATGTAGCAGTGTTGTCCCAAATATGTTTGTTTaggtaatttattatttattctaaagATACTGAATTACTAGTAGTTGTCATGCATTCATGTATGGAATGCCATTATAGAAGTATCGGTCACTATTGGTCTTATCTAAGTCGGCTGTTAATTACATTCTCTACTTACAGGAAATACTTAAGTGTCGCCTTCCCAGTTGATGGTGTCCAGAAATACTGTTTTATATTACTTTAAAGTGGCTTAACCTTTGAATCTCTTTTATCATCATACTAACACCTGTGCTTTTCAGGTTCTTCAAACACCTAAATGAAAAcgataaactcaaaattgatcctTTTAGCTACTCATTATATGATATCAAGGGACTAGCAGAACTGTAGTAGGATAGTCAGTCTGACCTTAACAACATGGTGCTTTTCTCAGGTGAATGGTCTTACTGTTAGGGTAACCATCTTGTCAAGACAGTGGTTATTTGACAGTCTGATTATTTTTCCTGCTTAAAGAGTTTGGGGGTGGGTAGGGTTACAGTGGGGAAGAGATTCCTCCAGCAGTTCTTCACTTCATTTGTTCTCTCACGTGGAACTTTAGAGAATAGCAGGTAATTGAGAAAGTGGAGAAGGGTTGTAGCTGAGGCTTTAGGTTTAATTGTTGTAAGTTTGATGACGCTTGGTGTGCAGGTGCTGTTAGGGGTTTCCTCAGTGTGCTGTGTGGTCCTGATTACTGGGGGTGGACCTTAAGGTGTGTCCTGTAACTCAGAGTGACACACGACTGCGTTAACGTTGCAACTGCGGTGGATGCAATCTCTCTAGCAAGTCAGAAAATGTTAGTAAGTGCAGAGTTGATACTTAAAATATACTCTTGTTCTGTCACAGGATAAATCTTCCGACAAAAAAGTgcaaacaaaagggaaaaggggagcaAAGGGAAAACAGGCTGAAGTGGCTAACCAAGAGACTAAAGAAGACTTACCTGCAgaaaatggagaaactaaaaaTGAGGAGGTCAGAAGTGTTTGTGTGTTGTTCATTTTGACTCTGAAGAGTGGataataaactatatttttatgTAGCGGATAAGGCAGTCTTTATCCTTTATGATATTGAACAAAGTTTTGTACAGTAAGTCCCAAGTGAATGGACAGATTATTTTTGTGCATTAgatcatatttgaaaatatatgtgtaaatgGGTTTTTTTAAGTGAGTGAACAAGAAATTGTAATGTACTCAGAATTTCAAACTCAGATTCATGATCTTTATTGTATATGAGGTTCATTAATTTAATTGCTGgtgtgagtttttaaaaagatttaatttaCTAAATGGTagaacacatttttctttaacatgACCTAGGAGttttctttaaacaaatattctagtctttttttttttttttttccaaattgccATCTGTAGAACTGTTAATAATCTTGTTTggtttttatattctggatattgctttaaattttttttaatcgatTCCCTTCGTTTGTCATACTTTTCCCACTTTCTAATAAAGAAggcttatttttcttaaaagccaCTTATCTAGGATTAAGTAGTAACTTAGATTAAGCAATTAAAAAGATTGATGTCCTTAATCTTTATCCTTTTAAGCTCTGAGAAAAAGaggttttacctttaaaaaaaaaaaaagtgtgttgcAAGGTTGTGGTAAATAACTTCTTAagccaagccttttttttttaacgttggctaagcagaaaatataaatagaatattaatttttagacttttatatttatagatcagattttaaagtaataactactCACTCCCCCGATCTGCAGTCTCAAAttcctaaatctaaccccaagtCAAATATTGTATGACAGTAAGATGAAATTAACTAATCCAGTTATAAGGGGCGAATGAGGCCTTCTGATCCCTTTTATCAACTACGGTTGATTCTCGGTATCCATGATGGTTGTGTTCTATAAGGTTGCTCTATGTACTGGACAGTTGCTCATAGTGGAAATTCTcaaaatgttctcatcacaacaTTTCCATCCAACAGATCAAACCACAACCTTATTTTATGTGTGTCTGTTTAATGTATGTTTTTGGTAAGTTAATATTGAACTCAGGGCCAACAGAAACAGCACCGTAACTCGTGCCTCAGTGAAGCTGTCTAACGTGTGTCTTCTCCACGTGGCACGTCACAACCTTCTTGCACAGCACATAGTACTGGACAACACTATACTTGTCTAGTCAACGTTGTTGGCCAAAAGcacaaaaaaaatgtgaaatgtgtGGCACTAAATAGAGTGTGAAAAAGACACTTGTTTACAGTGTTACAGCTGAAACAAGGCAGAAGGGCCTCAGCTGGGAAGGTCTGTGTCAGGTGACTCATATTTTTTGCTGCTGTGTATCTGCACGTACATGACCATGGAACATGAAACATGAGTATTGATTtaggggttacaaataaattttagtgagtcAGTAAATTTATAAATACAGAATCTACAAATAATGAGGGTTGAATGTATTGTTAAGACTTAATAATAGTTGTAATGAGTAAAACTTACACTGTATTAAGTGCTAAATATCTCTAACATTATAACACTGACACAGAAGTCAAATGTTCGATCActgtttttcctttgattttgCAGAGCACAGCTTCTGATgaagcaggagagaaagaagccaagTCTGATTAATATCACACACCTGGTCCTATCAGTGGTCCCTGTCTCCCTTCTTGTACAATCCAGAGGAATATTTTTATCAACTATTTTGTAAATGCAAGTTTTTTAGTAGctctagaaacatttttaaaaaggaaggaatccCACCTCatcccattttttaagtgtaaatgcttttttttaagaGGTGAAATCATTTgctggttgtttattttttggtacaACCAGAAAATAGTGGGATATTGAATATGGGAGGCTTTGATTGTCTTGGGTGTCAGCTTAACATTCCACAGATGGGGGGTAGCTTTTATATCCTGTAATACAAAGCATACTTAATGGCAGTTTGGAGTCAGCTGTGCATTTAATGTCTTAAACACTTTAAATTACTTCTCTTCCCACGTTTTTGGTAGAATTGTTTCCTAAAGCAAACCACTCACCCCTTGATCTTGGCTCTCCTGGGCAGAATTTTGTGCACTCTGTAACATCTTTGGTCGTGGTAGTCCAGTTCTTCTAGTAACTGTTAATGTGCTGTGAACGATTGACAATTTGAGTATGTAGTGTATATGATATTAAATTGTGAATTAGTGGGACTTACGATGGAACAGCATatcaatatttgaagatattggtACTTGATATCCTGTGAAGGAAAATTTGCCCCCAAATTTTAAGCTGGAAAGTCACTGGAATAACTGTTGAGAAAAGAATCACAACTACATGATTTTTTTAGGTTTTTGGTACGTATGTTGAGAATTGTGTACAAATTGAAATGTCTGTGTActgatcctcaaaacaaccaATAAAATCTCAATTATGAAAGAATTTCTTGAAGCACATGAATTAAGTTGtggtttaaatttcattttaaagaattttcacATTTGTTCTTTCAAAGTCTTAATAAAATTTTGGAAGAGTGGAATACTTCATTTTTTCTATAATACTTCAACAGTGTACTTTGAAGATGCTTTTGTGACTAAATTGGTTTAATGGGAAATCAGTCTCCTTTTCTCTGAAGCAAAATAAATACGTAATTCACTCTTCCTATGAACTAAGCTTATAAATACTGAATAAGCTAGCACTAGATCTTACAGGTTTGTATTTGTGTATTATTTTCGAGATTCGCTTTCATGCAAGTCCTTGTCCTGTTTTGCCATCTAAATAGTCTTTAGAGGTGGTACTGGACACTGCTGATTTGGCAAATGCAGAAGTGGAGCCAGAGATGGCACCTTGCCAAGGTCACCACTAAAGAGGGAGAGGCCTTGGAACGAAGTTTAGAACTCTACGTTTGATGTTATTTTGCCTGTGGACTTGATTAGTAGGAGGCAAGAACGCTTTAAAAATTAGTCTGGGGGGACTTcgctggccgtccagtggttaaaactgagcttccaatgcaggggctgcaggttcaatccctagttggggtgCTAAGGTCCTACATGCTACGTTGCTGTGTGGCCTGGCCAAAGCTTAAAGACGAGTCCCAGGGGATCATAGAACTCTGCAAGGGATGTGTGCCGCTGGAGTGCCCAGTGTGAACAGAGCTCACAGGGAGCGGTGAGGTGTGGCATCGTGAAACGTGAAACTACAGAAAGAAACGCAGAGGACATTGATTTGGGTTGAAATGACACCCAAAAGAGGGCTTTGGTAACTCTTGGGGAGTGGGAAAATTCTTGGAGGACCTGAAACAGTGATGCAGGTAGATTTGCCTGTAGTTTCTAAGTTTTGTTAGACCGTTTGGATATACAAATTTAAATGGAGCTGAAACATTTTCTCTTGCTGTGTGTATGGGTACTTCATGCAAATTTTTGATACCAGAATTTCTAGCAGCTATTTGTTGCAGTTAAAGGgatatctaaaaaaataaagggaattccctggtggtgcagtgatctaagaccacgttcccaatgcagggggcccaggttcgatccctggtcagggagcaagatcccatatgccttgaCTGAGAAcccccatgctgcaactaagacctggtgcagccaaatagataaatatttaaaaattaaaaaataaaccaatggggaAAAAAACGTGAATTTTAACCCTGTAACCCATCTGGCAGTGTTCATTTCGTGTTACCCAACCGTCCACCCCTAGGAATGTGATAAATGTTTATACAGACACAAAGATTTTCTTATTCTGAACTCATTGCTAGTAATAGTTTAAAGGGgtttattaattttctaaaaagcACAATAGGTAAGGTTTTTTCACTTCTTGTATAGATTGATACCTAAAAGAAATTGCCTCTTCTGTAGAAAATTGGAATGTAGTACTTCTAGATCCTTGCCTTAAGCATCCTTCTATGATTTTTTTATGACAAAATGAACCCTCAAGTGGATGTTCTCTTCAGCTgtcaaaagaaaacaattactttaaaaaaaaaaaacccaaaaaacacgtTGAGGCATCTTTTCTGGGATCAGTACTTAGAAAAAGTTAATTTCTTGCCCTTTCAACAACTAGTTGAATGAGAACTGAGGGATAAGAATGGTTGACTGGATGTCAGACGCCCTAGAAGGACAAGGAAGATAACTGTTTAGTAATGATGCTAACAAATCAGACAGTCTCATTTGTTAACTAGAAAAGGCAGCAAGAACCCTGCATTCTCTTGGCTTGTTTGAGGTTGAATTTGACCTTTCAGATGTAGACTAATCAGGGGAATTAAGGCATGGAAACAGGTGCCTGATGCGGAGATGCATGATAATCACGGAGGCCCTGGGAAAAGAGTGTTGTCTGGGTGTTTGGTAAGTGTGTATAAAAGTGCTCACTGGGGAAAAACTCAGGAAACAGACAAGCTAAAAACACCTGAAATTATAATTTTCACTAGGCAACTATTTAAAGATGCATTTTTCTCATatccttttctgtgtttttacGAGTTTACAAAATTGGTGTAATTATACATCCGTTTTTttggtggttgttgtttttttggtgttttggtttgttgtttttgtttttttggccgaaCCTCATGGCTTGCAAGTTCCccaccaaggattgaacccatgccccctgtggtggggacatggagtcctaaccactggttggccagggaattcctgctACATCCTGGTTTGTAATCTTTCCTATACTGTGAACTTTCTCCTAGGTTAATGAGTATCCTTACATAGCATTTGTAAGCACTGCATACTATTTTATTTCAAGACTGTAATTTGTCAGTCTTTAGACATTTTCCCCATTAAGACAAGCATTGTGAAACTAAAATATGGGTGATTTCTATTAATGCATACAGATATATCCTAAATATATATTGGCCTATCACAGTCGACAGTTGTTCCATGAGTTTGCAGTAAAAATACATAATTGCAAGACAGTAGAGAGTTTCAAAACATTAAGCTTAAATAGGTGATGAAGAGTTTTAAATAGATGATGGGAAGCAGCTCAGTAACAAATTGGTTTTCAGATCATAAATGTTTagggttgttaaaaaaaaaacctgagggcttccctggtggcgcagtggctaggaatccgcccgccaatgcgggggacacgggtttgagccctggtccgggaagatcccacgtgccacggagcggctgggcctgtgtgccacaactacggagcctgcactctagagcctgcgagccacaactactgagcccatgtgctgcaactactgaggcccgcactCCTGGAGCTTGAGCTCCGCAacgaagccaccgcaatgagaggcccgcgcccGCACcggagagtggcccccgctcgccgcagctagagagagcctgcgtgcagcagcaaggacccaacgcagccaaaaataaaataaattaaattaaattttaaaaaaaactgaaaaataaaatcatttaatccCAGAGCTGAAAGTAATTATTTTCAACGTGTTGACTTTTCTTCATatatgtttgggtttttctttatttataaaatgttttaatgtttgcTTAATAGTTCATTGTATGGCTGTGCCATAATTTGGCCAttgcagtttttctttttaattaaggaTAATTTTACCCATACTCAAGCAGTACAGTATACTAAATCCCCATGTTCTAGTCAACCAGTCCCCAAAGCCATCCAACCATTGCTAATCTAGCCCATccttattattttgaagcaaataaggatggatatttaaaaaatagtatctaTAAATAGGAACTTAAAAGTGAACAAAATACACAGGAAGCAGATATTTACATAGgtagtaaaaattatttatctttggtCTTTTACACATTTTGTCAGGGGGTTACATGCAGATTCAATTTAACTAGaagctgcttttttatttttctttttttttgaatccaGTGTGGCTAGTTCCATCTTTAGCATCAACATATTACCTTCGGATGCTGATTccacattgatttttatttttaagtaaaacattTGCTCAAGTTTATTGAATAGCATTAGATTAATAGGAAGCATTAAAGAATTGAATaccagagaccaaaaaaaaaaagtctgtgcaAAAGatgtgagtaaaaaaaaaagttcatcaaAGCCAAGGTATAAAAGAAAACATCTAAGTATCACCCTTTAAATCCTTTTCCTGAATATTCTATGAATTTAAGTCTGGGGATCTTTGAATGTTATTAGCTTTTATCTGTGACAATAAATCTTATATAAAGGAACTCTTTAAAAGTAGAAGAAGGACTGCGTTCCTCTCAATAGTGACCTTTTAAACGAAGGATATCTATTATGTGAACCCTCTGTCTCTTGGAAGGCTGGAACTCCATGGGTTTCCCAGGCAGCTTTTAAAATCTCTTATGGAGGCTTGCTATTCCTAGGGTGTAAAATGATTGAAATGCATTCCATCATTTCCTCCTTAATTGAAGCCACATGTTCAGATTTGAGTTTTAAATTCTCATTCCCTTATTTTGTAGGAAAATTCAGCATTCAACAACAGGTATATTATTGAAAGAAACCTATATCATTTATAATTAAGTAACTGTCCTTCAAGAAACTTTCCTCCTTGATGACTAAGAATGCAAACTCTTAAGTTTGTAGGGTCCTGTAATCAAAAAAATCTCAAGTTTGCCCCATCAGCTTCTGCAGGGTTATTTGCACATAGATTCTCATGCTTGAGCAGATGGGGAAGATCTTTTTCCTGGAAAAGATCCAACCAAACACAAAACTAAAACTGAGGGCAGGAATGCAGGGGGAATGCAGGTGTTCTTGGTGGGAATATTGGCATCAGGCAATCGTTTTCTAACACTGGCGCTGGTGAAGTTGAAAAAGCACTTTTTCTTGACACTCTAGTTTTTGTGTCCATTTGGCTCCAGGGCTCAAGCAGATAACTGACTTATTCTTCATCCAGGCTATGATTTCTATGTTTGGACATCCATTCCCAGGGGGCAAGATTTGAAGCTTTCCAGTGAGCAAAATGGAGACAAAGTTGAAGGTCTCTCGGATGCATTTATACTTTTAAGTTTGTGTTCTAGTTCTCCAGGACAC is part of the Mesoplodon densirostris isolate mMesDen1 chromosome 5, mMesDen1 primary haplotype, whole genome shotgun sequence genome and encodes:
- the HMGN1 gene encoding non-histone chromosomal protein HMG-14, which encodes MPKRKVSSAEGAAKEEPKRRSARLSAKPAPAKVETKPKKAAGKDKSSDKKVQTKGKRGAKGKQAEVANQETKEDLPAENGETKNEESTASDEAGEKEAKSD